One genomic segment of Strix aluco isolate bStrAlu1 chromosome 7, bStrAlu1.hap1, whole genome shotgun sequence includes these proteins:
- the LOC141925643 gene encoding D(1)-like dopamine receptor, protein MGTAAAGGGPRALRALTGCLLGALVLSTLVGNALVCLAVLRFRHLRAKVTNWFVLSLAVSDLCVALLVMPWKAVTEVTGGSWLFGSRFCDTWVAFDIMCSTASILHLCIISLDRYWAIASPFRYERRMTQRLACTMIAMAWALSILISFVPVQLHWHKAKDRRYPGSWLPGTPRCDVSLNRTYAITSSLISFYIPVAIMIITYTRIYRIAQAQIRRISTLERAGGQWPAHGKEPTSSLRSSLRKETKVLQTLSIIMGVFVCCWLPFFLLNCLLPFCQPELEKDHDGHSPCVGQTTFNIFVWFGWANSSVNPVIYAFNADFRRAFGNLLGCRCFCCGTPRSTVERINFSNELVSYHHDTTCQKEGAASSSVPTAAVTAWVQPVPHAINPQGEDSSEEMSMEKRSVISQTQAAPGSSPKSCQVPATLQLDCKAELSLETITPCTGLGRCEGPHHPVPEG, encoded by the coding sequence ATGGGgaccgcggcggcggggggcggcccgcgGGCGCTGCGGGCCCTCACCGGGTGTCTGCTGGGCGCCCTGGTGCTGAGCACGCTGGTGGGGAACGCGCTGGTGTGCTTGGCCGTCCTGCGCTTCCGCCACCTGCGCGCCAAGGTCACCAACTGGTTCGTGCTGTCGCTGGCCGTCTCAGACCTCTGCGTGGCCCTCCTGGTGATGCCCTGGAAGGCGGTCACTGAGGTGACCGGCGGCTCCTGGCTCTTCGGCAGCCGCTTTTGTGACACCTGGGTGGCCTTCGACATCATGTGCTCCACCGCCTCCATCCTCCACCTCTGCATCATCAGCCTGGACCGGTACTGGGCCATCGCCAGCCCCTTTCGCTATGAGCGCAGGATGACGCAGCGCCTTGCCTGTACCATGATAGCCATGGCCTGGGCCCTCTCCATTCTCATCTCCTTCGTCCCAGTGCAGCTACACTGGCATAAAGCCAAGGACAGGAGATACCCAGGCTCCTGGCTGCCTGGGACACCCCGCTGTGATGTCAGCCTGAACCGCACTTACGCTATCACCTCCTCCCTCATCAGCTTCTACATCCCCGTGGCCATCATGATCATCACCTATACCAGGATCTACCGAATTGCCCAGGCCCAGATCCGCCGCATCTCCACCCTTGAGCGAGCAGGGGGGCAGTGGCCAGCTCACGGCAAGGAGCCGACCTCCTCTTTGCGGAGTTCCCTGCGCAAGGAGACCAAGGTGCTGCAGACCCTTTCTATCATAATGGGAGTCTTTGTTTGCTGCTGGCTGCCCTTCTTCCTGCTCAACTGtctgctgcctttctgccagCCCGAGCTCGAGAAGGACCATGACGGACACTCACCCTGCGTTGGCCAAACCACCTTCAACATCTTTGTGTGGTTTGGCTGGGCCAACTCCTCAGTCAATCCAGTGATCTATGCTTTCAATGCAGACTTCAGGCGGGCTTTCGGCAACCTCCTGGGCTGTCGGTGCTTCTGCTGTGGCACACCCAGATCCACTGTGGAGAGGATCAACTTCAGCAATGAGCTGGTTTCCTATCACCATGACACCACCTGCCAGAAGGAAGGAGCTGCCTCGTCATCAGTACCCACTGCCGCCGTCACTGCCTGGGTGCAGCCCGTACCTCATGCCATAAACCCTCAGGGAGAGGACAGCAGCGAGGAAATGTCTATGGAGAAGAGGTCTGTGATTTCTCAGACACAGGCTGCCCCTGGCAGCAGCCCCAAGAGTTGTCAGGTGCCAGCTACTTTGCAATTGGATTGCAAGGCAGAGCTATCCCTGGAAACTATTACTCCCTGTACGGGGCTTGGTCGGTGCGAGGGACCCCATCACCCTGTTCCAGAGGGATAA